Genomic DNA from Tistrella bauzanensis:
TGATCGATGCCTCGATCAGCGGCCTGCCCGCCTTCCTGGTTGCCGATGCCGGCTTGAACTCAGGCTTCATGATCGCCCATGTCACAGCGGCGGCACTGGCATCGGAGAATAAGTCCCTCGCCCATCCGGCCAGCGTCGACAGCCTGCCGACATCGGCCAATCAGGAAGACCATGTCAGCATGGCGACCTTTGCCGCCCGACGGCTGGGCGACATCGCCGACAATGTCGCCGACGTCGTCGGGATCGAATTGCTGGCGGCGGCACAGGGGCTGGAATTCCACCGTCCCTTGCGCGCGGCGGCGGCGGTCGAGGCAGCCATGACCCGCATCCGCGCCGAGGTGCCGCGCTATGACACCGACCGCTATTTCGCGCCCGATCTTGCCGCCGCCGGCCGTATGGTCCGGGATGGCCGGTTCTGCGATCTGACCAGCCTCACCCTCGATGCCAGCGGAGCCTGACCCGATGACCTCCACACCAACCGACCCTGCCCCTGCCACGGCCTCGGACCCGGTGTTCACGCTCCATCGCGGCGGGTCGCCGCTGGTGATCAGCATGCCCCATTGCGGCACGGACCTGCTGCCGGGCATGGCCGCACGGCTGACCGACGCGGCACGCGCCCTGCCCGACACCGACTGGCATATCCCGTTGCTCTACGATTTCGCGCAGCGTTTCGACGCCACGATCATTGCCGCCCGACTGTCGCGCTATGTGATCGACCTCAACCGGCCGTCCTCGGGCGAAAGCCTGTATCCGGGGCAGGCGACCACCGGGCTCTGCCCGACGACGCTGTTCGATGGCGGCCCGCTCTATCATGCGGGCGACGAACCGGATGATGCCGAAATCGCCGGTCGCGTCGCCACCTGCTGGCAGCCCTATCATGACGCCCTCTCAGCCGAACTGGCACGGGTGCGCGAAACCCATGGTCACGCCCTGCTCTGGGACGCGCATTCGATCCGCGGCACCGTGCCCCGGCTGTTCGATGGGCGGCTGCCCGACCTCAATCTCGGCACCGCCCGCG
This window encodes:
- the hutG gene encoding N-formylglutamate deformylase encodes the protein MTSTPTDPAPATASDPVFTLHRGGSPLVISMPHCGTDLLPGMAARLTDAARALPDTDWHIPLLYDFAQRFDATIIAARLSRYVIDLNRPSSGESLYPGQATTGLCPTTLFDGGPLYHAGDEPDDAEIAGRVATCWQPYHDALSAELARVRETHGHALLWDAHSIRGTVPRLFDGRLPDLNLGTARGTSVDPARRARVAAALDAAAGAAGFTAVTDGRFVGGHITRHYGRPAEGVEAVQMELVQATYMDEDGPPFSFRPDRAARIRPVLDAVMAAFQD